The genome window CCCTTATCATCTTTGAACTGCTCATAAACCTCTTTGCGATTTGCAAGCATCTTGTTATAGACAAACCGCACACAGCCAAAAGTTTTATTGATAAGAATTTCCTGTTCGGGAGCAGGGCATATGCGGTACTTGTAAGACTTATTCATATCTTCTCACCCTG of Thermodesulfobium sp. 4217-1 contains these proteins:
- a CDS encoding helix-turn-helix domain-containing protein; protein product: MNKSYKYRICPAPEQEILINKTFGCVRFVYNKMLANRKEVYEQFKDDKG